A genome region from Vicinamibacteria bacterium includes the following:
- a CDS encoding enoyl-CoA hydratase-related protein, whose product MSVRYELHDYVARVTIERPEVLNAIDSATERMLQEIWREIEDEPEARVVVLTGAGEKAFSVGADMKSTSSDEPASGLEYWARPRPGGFGGIALRTTLDVPVVARVNGYALGGGFEMVLGCDIVVACDEAQFGFPEPRVGRMPLDGGMVLLSRQVPEKWALGMLLTGKRIDAAEAFRVGLVNEVVPRPELDSAVDRWIADILACAPLSVRAIKQSVRRTSALSPADAQSMRLPAVVAALRSEDAKEGVRAFREKRPPRWRGR is encoded by the coding sequence GTGAGCGTCCGCTATGAGCTCCACGACTACGTGGCGCGCGTGACGATCGAAAGACCCGAGGTCTTGAACGCGATCGATTCCGCCACCGAGCGCATGCTTCAAGAAATATGGCGGGAGATCGAGGACGAGCCGGAGGCCCGGGTCGTGGTTCTCACCGGGGCGGGAGAAAAAGCGTTCTCGGTCGGAGCCGACATGAAGAGCACTTCCTCCGACGAGCCCGCCTCCGGCCTCGAGTACTGGGCGCGGCCGAGACCCGGAGGCTTCGGGGGAATCGCGCTGCGCACGACCCTGGACGTTCCGGTGGTGGCGCGAGTGAACGGCTATGCGCTCGGAGGCGGCTTCGAGATGGTGCTCGGATGCGACATCGTCGTGGCGTGCGACGAAGCGCAGTTCGGGTTCCCCGAGCCCAGGGTGGGGCGGATGCCTCTCGACGGCGGCATGGTCCTTCTTTCCCGTCAGGTCCCGGAAAAATGGGCGTTGGGAATGCTGCTCACGGGAAAGCGCATCGATGCGGCCGAAGCCTTTCGCGTCGGGCTCGTGAACGAGGTGGTCCCGAGGCCGGAGCTCGACTCGGCCGTCGATCGCTGGATCGCCGACATCCTCGCCTGCGCGCCCCTTTCGGTGCGCGCGATCAAACAATCGGTGAGACGCACGAGTGCGCTCTCACCGGCCGATGCACAAAGCATGCGCCTGCCCGCCGTCGTCGCCGCGCTCCGTTCCGAGGATGCGAAAGAAGGAGTCCGCGCGTTCCGCGAGAAGCGACCGCCGCGTTGGAGAGGACGGTGA
- a CDS encoding ABC transporter substrate-binding protein, giving the protein DVVTGWTTNVTALKPLGPDRVVMRLWDQGIRLYAMPYYATVETIATRPSVLEAFLRGAGRGWELAYREAERAVELLVEEYPILRYEDELESARELLGYVFTKETAERGWATMNPDPWQAQIDTYAELDQFTNRVPSVDDVMTLSLLEATRDARPRLGAR; this is encoded by the coding sequence TGGACGTCGTCACCGGCTGGACCACGAACGTGACCGCCCTCAAGCCCCTCGGGCCGGATCGGGTCGTCATGCGCCTCTGGGACCAGGGCATCCGGCTCTACGCCATGCCGTACTATGCGACCGTCGAGACCATCGCGACGAGGCCGAGCGTACTGGAAGCCTTTTTGCGAGGCGCCGGCCGCGGTTGGGAGCTTGCCTATCGAGAAGCGGAGCGGGCCGTGGAGCTTCTCGTCGAGGAGTACCCGATTCTTCGCTACGAGGACGAGCTCGAGTCGGCGCGGGAGCTTCTCGGCTATGTGTTCACGAAGGAGACGGCGGAGCGAGGCTGGGCAACGATGAATCCGGACCCCTGGCAAGCCCAGATCGACACCTATGCCGAGCTCGACCAGTTCACGAATCGCGTCCCTTCCGTCGACGACGTGATGACCCTTTCTCTGCTCGAAGCGACGAGGGACGCCCGGCCTCGTCTGGGGGCGCGGTGA
- a CDS encoding ABC transporter ATP-binding protein has protein sequence MNPTERAFLEGVSVRFSSDRGETEALRDVSFSLERGGFLSILGPSGCGKSTLLRVVADLVEPSSGTVSLFGRTPAEARRGRELGFVFQDAALLPWRTVRENVELPREIGDGARLSSGAQSPEALLELVGLSEWHRAYPHELSGGMRQRVSIARALVTGPKILLMDEPFGALDEITRDRLNDELLRIWRETGTTILFVTHSIPEALYLGQRVLLLAAHPGRVRELVTPNLPQDRALALRESEAFVKQAAELRALLETCG, from the coding sequence GTGAACCCAACCGAGCGGGCCTTTCTCGAAGGCGTCTCGGTGCGCTTCTCGTCGGATCGAGGCGAGACCGAGGCGCTGAGGGACGTGAGCTTCTCTCTCGAACGCGGTGGTTTCCTTTCGATTCTCGGCCCCTCGGGATGCGGAAAGTCCACGCTTCTTCGAGTGGTCGCCGACCTCGTCGAGCCCTCCTCGGGAACGGTCTCCCTGTTCGGGCGAACCCCCGCCGAGGCGCGGCGAGGGCGCGAGCTCGGTTTCGTTTTTCAGGACGCGGCTCTCCTCCCCTGGCGCACGGTTCGCGAGAACGTCGAGCTACCCCGCGAGATCGGGGACGGCGCTCGCCTCTCGTCCGGCGCTCAGAGTCCCGAGGCGCTTCTCGAGCTCGTGGGTCTTTCCGAGTGGCACCGTGCCTATCCGCACGAGCTTTCGGGTGGAATGCGTCAGCGCGTATCGATAGCCCGAGCCCTCGTCACCGGCCCGAAGATCCTGCTGATGGACGAGCCCTTCGGCGCCCTCGACGAGATCACGCGCGACCGCCTGAACGACGAGCTGCTGCGCATCTGGCGGGAGACGGGAACGACGATCCTTTTCGTCACCCACAGCATACCCGAGGCCCTCTACCTGGGGCAGCGCGTGCTCCTGCTCGCGGCACATCCGGGCCGCGTTCGCGAATTGGTAACCCCGAATCTCCCCCAGGACCGGGCGCTGGCCCTTCGGGAGTCGGAGGCGTTCGTCAAACAAGCGGCCGAGTTGCGAGCCCTGTTGGAGACTTGTGGATGA
- a CDS encoding ABC transporter permease, with product MTSRTRRRLLPVAAFSGLIALWAIVVVLFDVPEYIVPSPFHVARTLEGDFGTIMRNLVPTAVESLLGFLLGNVLSIAVATVFVHQKTIEEAFFPLAIIIRSIPIVAIAPILVLLLGNDMTPKVVIAALICFFPTLVNMVRGLSSVNPQALELMRVLSATKAEIFWKLRIYNSLPYLFAALKIAASASVIGAIVGEWIGATEGIGALIIQATYNFDTGLLYASITAACVFSVLFTSLVSFLERRLVKWSPGEA from the coding sequence ATGACTTCTCGAACCCGGCGTCGACTCCTGCCGGTCGCGGCGTTTAGCGGGTTGATCGCGCTCTGGGCGATCGTCGTGGTTCTGTTCGACGTCCCGGAGTATATCGTTCCTTCGCCGTTCCACGTCGCTCGAACCCTCGAGGGTGACTTCGGCACCATCATGAGGAACCTCGTCCCCACGGCGGTCGAAAGCTTGCTCGGCTTTCTTCTGGGCAACGTTCTGTCGATCGCCGTCGCGACCGTCTTCGTCCACCAGAAGACGATCGAAGAGGCTTTCTTCCCTCTCGCGATCATCATCCGTTCCATTCCCATCGTCGCCATCGCCCCCATCCTGGTGCTGCTCCTTGGAAACGACATGACCCCCAAGGTAGTGATCGCCGCGCTCATTTGCTTCTTTCCCACTCTGGTCAACATGGTGCGGGGCCTGTCGTCGGTCAATCCCCAGGCGCTCGAGCTGATGAGGGTGCTCTCGGCGACCAAAGCCGAGATCTTCTGGAAGCTTCGGATCTACAACTCGCTTCCCTATCTGTTCGCCGCGCTCAAGATCGCGGCCAGCGCCTCGGTGATCGGGGCCATCGTGGGCGAATGGATCGGCGCGACCGAGGGCATCGGGGCGCTCATCATCCAGGCCACCTACAACTTCGACACCGGCCTGCTCTACGCTTCGATCACCGCCGCCTGCGTTTTCTCCGTCCTCTTCACGTCCCTGGTCTCGTTTCTCGAGCGCCGTCTGGTGAAATGGTCCCCGGGAGAGGCCTGA
- a CDS encoding FAD-dependent oxidoreductase: MEIPRNARLVTETDVVVVGGGPAGLAASVAAAREGASVVLVERYAQLGGLASGAMVLVLDDMCNGSEITVKGIAQEMIDRMAAMKLAVFPPEEDRRADPSMYRRWARWGLYDYYARTKPAPVCYSTAFDPEGWKRASEDLVKDHGIHLRLHSWFSSPLMEADRMRGIVCETNDDLQAIRADVVIDCSGDLVVAARAGAPYQSGSYFLTTVFRLGGVDFETADKFEYEQPERFLEVDKRAKEILGGSWDKWWLKTPLPGIVWCNCPHMRGYDGAKVEDLTKAQLEGRRRIDELCAFVTNNWPGFEKSYLVDLAPQIGVRQTRLLEGEYVVTKEDVQDRVHFPDSVARGRDYYTPYRALVPKRVDQLLVAGRHYSATSVAQRTSREIPPCMAMGEAAGIAAAMALDRGVVVRSIDVARLQKKLRERGADPGDVPSSNATVREMRQQT; encoded by the coding sequence ATGGAGATACCGCGAAACGCCCGGCTCGTCACCGAGACTGACGTCGTCGTGGTGGGAGGAGGGCCCGCGGGGCTCGCGGCATCGGTGGCCGCGGCACGCGAGGGCGCTAGCGTGGTCCTCGTGGAACGTTACGCGCAGCTCGGTGGACTTGCGTCCGGCGCGATGGTGCTCGTCCTCGACGACATGTGCAACGGATCCGAGATCACGGTGAAGGGCATCGCGCAGGAGATGATCGATCGGATGGCGGCGATGAAGCTCGCGGTCTTCCCTCCGGAAGAAGACCGGCGCGCCGACCCTTCCATGTACCGCAGGTGGGCTCGCTGGGGCCTCTATGATTACTACGCGCGCACCAAACCGGCCCCCGTCTGCTACTCGACGGCATTCGATCCCGAGGGGTGGAAGCGAGCCTCGGAGGACTTGGTAAAGGATCACGGTATCCATCTCCGGCTTCACTCGTGGTTCTCCTCCCCTCTCATGGAAGCCGATCGCATGCGCGGGATCGTATGCGAGACGAACGACGACCTCCAGGCGATACGGGCCGACGTGGTGATCGATTGCAGCGGGGATCTCGTGGTCGCGGCGCGCGCGGGGGCGCCGTACCAGTCGGGCTCCTATTTTCTCACCACGGTCTTTCGGTTGGGCGGAGTCGACTTCGAGACCGCCGACAAGTTCGAGTACGAGCAGCCCGAGCGATTTCTCGAAGTGGACAAGAGGGCCAAGGAGATCCTCGGTGGCTCGTGGGACAAATGGTGGCTCAAAACGCCCCTCCCCGGTATCGTGTGGTGCAACTGCCCACACATGCGGGGTTATGACGGCGCCAAAGTCGAGGACCTCACCAAAGCCCAGCTCGAGGGCCGGCGGCGCATCGACGAGCTCTGCGCATTCGTGACAAACAACTGGCCCGGGTTCGAGAAGAGCTACCTCGTCGATCTCGCTCCCCAGATCGGGGTTCGCCAGACCCGACTTCTCGAGGGCGAGTACGTCGTGACCAAAGAGGACGTTCAGGACCGGGTTCACTTCCCCGACAGCGTCGCCCGAGGACGCGATTACTACACCCCGTACCGCGCACTGGTTCCCAAGCGCGTGGATCAGCTCCTCGTGGCCGGCCGCCACTACTCGGCGACGAGCGTCGCCCAGCGCACTTCGCGCGAGATCCCACCCTGCATGGCGATGGGAGAAGCAGCGGGGATCGCCGCCGCCATGGCGCTCGATCGAGGAGTCGTCGTCCGTTCAATCGACGTCGCCCGGCTGCAAAAGAAGCTGCGGGAGCGCGGCGCGGACCCGGGCGACGTCCCCTCCTCGAACGCGACGGTGCGCGAGATGCGACAGCAGACATGA
- a CDS encoding CoA transferase — MSELPLSGVRVIDLTQVMLGPCATQLLADFGADVVKIERPGQGDLSRWSIPDRAGLDNPVFCSLNRNKRSIALNLKQEEGRDIVKELVKSADVVVNNFRPDVMDRMGLGYPALRDINPRIIFAFGTGFGRTGPYAHKGGQDVLAQAMTGVMARKAAPEHPLAIYATALADYSAAMHLVQGILLALLHRQKTGRGQMVDVSLYDSMLAMQTQEVSMWLMRKEPLNWAAMPLSGVFETGDGAVVLVGAFKEHPLRDICAALEIDDLSREERFQTMEGLREHRAELQATFRDRFREESTAHWIEKLEEQDLLCAPVRTLAEALEDRQTSENGMLVETSDGRPEPIRMVGAPIHLSEVPFGLRHPPPHLGEHSDDILNEIGYDAGRIEELRRRGVVA; from the coding sequence ATGAGCGAGCTTCCACTCTCGGGCGTCAGGGTCATCGACCTGACCCAGGTCATGCTCGGCCCCTGTGCCACCCAGCTTCTCGCCGACTTCGGAGCCGACGTCGTCAAGATCGAGCGTCCCGGTCAAGGCGATCTATCGCGGTGGTCGATCCCCGACCGCGCGGGGCTCGACAACCCCGTCTTCTGCAGCCTGAACCGCAACAAACGCAGCATCGCTCTCAACCTCAAGCAGGAGGAGGGACGAGACATCGTAAAGGAGCTCGTGAAGTCCGCTGACGTCGTCGTGAACAACTTCCGTCCCGACGTCATGGACAGGATGGGACTCGGCTACCCGGCTCTTCGCGACATCAACCCGCGCATCATCTTCGCTTTCGGAACCGGCTTCGGGAGAACCGGACCCTACGCGCACAAGGGAGGCCAGGACGTCCTCGCCCAGGCGATGACGGGGGTCATGGCGCGCAAGGCGGCCCCCGAGCATCCCCTCGCGATCTACGCCACGGCCCTCGCTGACTACTCGGCGGCGATGCATCTCGTCCAGGGAATCCTGCTCGCCCTGCTCCATCGCCAGAAGACCGGCCGAGGTCAGATGGTCGACGTGTCCCTCTACGACTCCATGCTCGCGATGCAGACGCAAGAAGTCTCGATGTGGCTGATGCGGAAGGAGCCTCTCAATTGGGCGGCGATGCCGCTGAGCGGCGTCTTCGAGACCGGGGACGGAGCCGTGGTCCTCGTGGGAGCTTTCAAAGAACATCCTCTTCGCGATATTTGCGCGGCGCTCGAGATCGACGACCTTTCCCGGGAGGAGCGTTTCCAGACGATGGAGGGCCTGCGCGAGCACCGCGCCGAGCTCCAGGCGACCTTTCGCGACCGATTTCGTGAGGAATCGACGGCACACTGGATCGAGAAGCTCGAGGAACAGGATCTGTTGTGCGCGCCGGTGCGCACTCTGGCCGAAGCCCTCGAGGATCGCCAGACCTCGGAGAACGGGATGCTCGTCGAGACGAGTGATGGAAGGCCGGAGCCCATCCGCATGGTAGGGGCGCCGATTCATCTCTCGGAGGTGCCGTTCGGCCTTCGCCATCCTCCGCCGCACCTCGGAGAACATTCGGACGACATCCTTAATGAGATCGGCTATGACGCGGGCCGAATCGAAGAGCTTCGCCGCCGGGGAGTCGTCGCGTGA
- a CDS encoding adenosine deaminase: MKGLVRALAMTLGLGAAGLSSAESFSERFETMKREATPAELYSILYALPKGGDLHNHLGGAGFSELWWRLANEDTLSGGQTFFTRVRVNECTPACTAPLLYFHTMHGSEWSSLSSCCREEYEPLAELAEDQRQAWMSSIRIDGPNEAREEFFENIWPRIGGVLDQARVLAEAAVENMKLFAAEGVRYVEFQISPFSRMVGDRRLTPDEFHEVLVERLGRPDALATGVMVRFQTNVLRFSPQAEHMVEESYAFIDRHRDLWVSVNLVGREDNDKGYPLRFLDVFREMRRRYPRIGLAIHGGEVDEPNQHVRDTLLLGADRIGHGTNLVTDPDTLLLMRTGKFAVEVSLVSNHLLAYTPEVSLHPFPELLRLGVPVCLSTDDRGMWDSNMTDELFTAVTEFNLSWDEVVELGQNSLEFAFVPDHIKVGLLESYARDLDAFTAEFDQDDWRDTAAGVAARPTGYARRYLLGQ, translated from the coding sequence GTGAAGGGGCTCGTTCGAGCTCTCGCGATGACTCTGGGCCTCGGCGCCGCGGGTCTCTCATCGGCGGAGTCGTTCTCCGAGAGGTTCGAGACGATGAAGCGCGAGGCGACCCCCGCGGAGCTCTATTCGATCCTCTACGCGCTTCCCAAGGGGGGCGATCTCCACAACCACCTCGGAGGTGCGGGCTTTTCCGAGCTCTGGTGGAGGCTCGCGAACGAGGACACCCTGAGCGGGGGGCAGACGTTCTTCACCAGGGTGCGGGTGAACGAATGCACACCAGCATGCACCGCGCCTCTTCTATATTTCCACACGATGCATGGATCCGAGTGGAGCTCTCTTTCTTCGTGCTGCCGGGAGGAGTACGAGCCTCTGGCCGAGCTTGCCGAGGACCAGAGGCAAGCCTGGATGTCGTCGATACGCATCGATGGACCCAACGAGGCGCGCGAGGAGTTCTTCGAGAACATCTGGCCGCGGATCGGAGGCGTCCTCGATCAGGCGCGCGTCCTCGCCGAGGCGGCGGTCGAGAACATGAAGCTCTTCGCCGCGGAAGGCGTTCGCTATGTGGAGTTTCAAATCAGCCCCTTCTCCCGCATGGTGGGCGACCGACGGCTTACCCCCGACGAGTTTCATGAGGTTCTCGTCGAGCGGCTCGGGCGCCCGGACGCTCTCGCGACCGGAGTCATGGTTCGATTCCAGACCAACGTGCTTCGGTTCAGCCCTCAGGCCGAACACATGGTGGAAGAGAGCTACGCTTTCATCGATCGTCATCGTGACCTCTGGGTCAGCGTGAACCTCGTGGGCCGGGAGGACAACGACAAGGGCTACCCTCTCCGGTTTCTCGACGTGTTCCGTGAGATGCGGCGCCGGTATCCGCGAATCGGTCTCGCGATCCACGGAGGTGAGGTCGACGAGCCCAACCAGCACGTTCGCGATACGCTCCTTCTCGGCGCCGACCGGATCGGCCATGGCACGAACCTGGTCACCGATCCCGACACTCTTCTTCTCATGAGAACGGGGAAGTTCGCGGTCGAGGTGAGCCTGGTGAGCAACCACCTTCTCGCTTACACGCCCGAGGTCTCGCTCCACCCCTTTCCCGAGCTATTGAGGCTCGGTGTGCCCGTCTGCCTTTCCACCGACGATCGAGGGATGTGGGACTCGAACATGACCGACGAGCTCTTCACCGCCGTCACCGAGTTCAACTTGAGCTGGGATGAGGTCGTAGAGCTCGGGCAAAACAGCCTCGAGTTCGCGTTCGTGCCGGACCACATCAAGGTTGGATTGCTCGAAAGCTACGCCCGGGACCTCGACGCCTTCACCGCGGAGTTCGACCAGGACGACTGGCGGGACACTGCCGCAGGCGTTGCCGCACGGCCCACCGGTTACGCGCGAAGATACCTTCTCGGCCAGTGA